Proteins encoded by one window of Cannabis sativa cultivar Pink pepper isolate KNU-18-1 chromosome 4, ASM2916894v1, whole genome shotgun sequence:
- the LOC115711954 gene encoding uncharacterized protein LOC115711954, producing the protein MGPIVLTQLATGLSVLAGAALVKSVMDQNNPMAGGSFPRCPSCNGTGRVSCFCSRWSDGDVGCRTCSGSGRMACNSCGGTGTGRPLPAQITVRRSNTPS; encoded by the coding sequence ATGGGTCCGATTGTGTTGACACAGTTGGCAACTGGGCTTAGCGTGTTGGCCGGAGCAGCCTTGGTCAAATCAGTGATGGACCAGAACAACCCCATGGCCGGCGGCTCATTTCCGAGGTGTCCCAGCTGCAACGGAACCGGCCGAGTTTCCTGCTTTTGCTCGCGGTGGTCCGACGGAGATGTCGGGTGTCGGACATGTTCCGGGTCGGGTAGGATGGCTTGTAACAGCTGCGGTGGTACGGGTACGGGTCGGCCCCTTCCGGCCCAGATTACTGTTCGGCGTTCAAACACTCCGTCGTGA
- the LOC115712519 gene encoding alpha-ketoglutarate-dependent dioxygenase alkB has translation MYGSDKVSDDLELTAFRRAEKKYKLYYDSTLKNKKKKVPREVDLSEVLDFKSILQSFNTKGQIPAGIVTLENHSGHRLFCLENCPGFYFIPGALSVEEQCKWIKESLISFPQPPNRTNHNPFYGPMDNLFVAAKEKKVFVEELSSSPAPSVDSSLDPKRWKLVEEQEVSSIGKSCKTISASVLLRKLRWSTLGLQFEWSKRNYDVSLPHNKIPDALCGLAKRLAAPAMPSGEEFKPEAAIVNYFGLGDTLGGHLDDMEKDWSKPIVSLSLGCKAIFLLGGKCKEDPPVAMFLRSGDVVLMAGEARECYHGVPRIFTDEENAEISALELHFSKEDNCFLDYIQTSRININIRQVF, from the exons ATGTACGGATCCGATAAAGTTTCCGACGATTTAGAGCTAACCGCTTTCAGAAGAGCGGAGAAGAAGTACAAGCTCTACTATGATTCAACTCTCAAAAACAAAAA GAAAAAAGTGCCCAGAGAGGTGGATTTATCTGAGGTCCTTGATTTCAAATCCATTCTACAGTCTTTCAATACGAAGGGTCAGATTCCTGCCGGAATAGTGACTCTCGAAAACCATTCCGGTCACCGACTGTTCTGCTTGGAAAATTGTCCTG gGTTTTATTTCATTCCTGGGGCTTTGAGTGTAGAAGAACAATGCAAGTGGATAAAGGAGAGCTTGATCAGTTTTCCTCAGCCTCCAAATAGAACTAATCATAATCCCTTTTATGGGCCTATGGATAATTTATTTGTTGCAGCGAAGGAGAAGAAAGTTTTTGTTGAAGAATTGTCTTCTTCTCCTGCTCCTAGTGTGGACTCTAGTTTGGATCCTAAAAGATGGAAACTTGTTGAGGAACAAGAAGTTTCTTCAATAGGAAAGAGTTGCAAAACAATTTCAGCTTCTGTTCTACTAAGGAAGCTGCGTTGGAGCACCCTTGGCCTGCAATTTGAGTGGTCCAAG CGAAACTATGATGTGTCTCTTCCACACAACAAGATCCCTGATGCACTCTGTGGACTGGCTAAAAGATTGGCTGCGCCTGCAATGCCTTCTGGGGAAGAATTTAAACCAGAAGCTGCAATTGTCAACTACTTTGGTTTAG GTGATACGCTTGGAGGTCACCTTGATGACATGGAAAAGGATTGGAGTAAACCTATAGTAAGCCTGAG TTTGGGCTGTAAAGCAATTTTCCTTTTGGGTGGAAAGTGTAAAGAGGATCCTCCAGTAGCAATGTTCCTCCGAAGTGGTGATGTTGTACTTATGGCTGGAGAAGCAAGAGAATGTTACCATG GTGTGCCGCGAATCTTCACAGACGAAGAAAATGCTGAAATTTCGGCTCTTGAATTACACTTCTCGAAGGAAGATAACTGTTTCTTAGACTACATCCAGACTTCAAGAATCAACATTAATATTAGACAAGTGTTTTAA